The genomic stretch GATCTTAATGGTAAAGATATCATGGAGCCTTTTTTCCAGGAAATAACCCTGAAGAAATGTGATAATATGCTGAGGTTTGGTATAGATGATTTCAACGATTTTCTGCAGTACTTTAATTTCAAATACAGGTTCTTTGTCCCTGAAAGCATTGATCCGCAAAAGAAACTGTATGATCTTCTGGTCGGGAAAATCCGTAAGGACCTTGAACGGGGGATGATATTGAACATTTCTAAAAACGATGTTATTTTCACCGGGTTCCGGCCTCGAAAATCAAATGTGTTATGATCAGGAAAAAAATCCGGTGTGCTTATTGTGGCGGACCCTTGGTTCGAAAAGATGAGGGTGACAGCTTAAGGGATTATTGTCCGGCCTGTAATGTGTTTTTTTATGAAAATCCTCTGCCTGTGGTTTCCAATATCCTGTTAGAAGACAGGAAGATATTGCTGGTGAAAAGAAAGCTTGACCCGAAAAAAGGGTATTGGTGTCTGCCTATGGGTTTTGCTGAGACCGGTGAAAGCATTGAATCCGCTGCATTGAGAGAGCTCAGGGAAGAAACAGAACTGGAAGGGAAGATCACCGGTTTGGTTGATGTGGAATCAGGATACAGCGAAACATACGGCGACCTGCTTTTTTTGACTTTTGAAGCTGAAAAAACCGGTGGCGAAGCCATTGCGGGTGACGATGCCTCCGAAATAGGTTTTTTCTCTCTGGATAAACTTCCTGAAATGGCCTTCGTATCGAATATCCATGCCTTAGAAAAATTCATCCGGTCAAAACAGGAGTTCTGGACTATCATTGACTCCTTCAAAAGGTCTTTAAATGGAGAGTCCAATGGCAAACCGGCCGGAGACTTCTTATCCGATAAACTGATACGTCTTATTGAAGATAACGCGGAGCTCATAGCCCAATACTGGCTGAATGATGTGAGAACCAGCCATTCAACTCCTACATACAGGCAATTTGACCCGATAGCATTGTCTTCCAGGAATATGATCGTGATCAGCCATTTTGGAGAATGGCTCGGGGGAATTTATTCAGGAAAAGAAATCAGGGAATTTTATGAAAAGCTCGGAGCAGACAGAAATATGGAGGGATTTAAACTAAGCGAGGTGCTCAGTGCTTTAAGCCTCACACGCAAAAATATCTGGGAATTTGCCCTTTCACAGAATGTTTGGAATAAAACCATCGACATTTATATGGCACTTGAGCTGGAGCGCAGGATGATGCTCTTCTTTGACCGGGCTGCCTATTGGATCGCAAGAGGATATGAATTGTAAAATAAGTGATTTTGAATCTCATCCAATATTTACCTGACCTGTAGACGTTTGGTTTTTCCT from Bacteroidota bacterium encodes the following:
- a CDS encoding NUDIX domain-containing protein, which produces MIRKKIRCAYCGGPLVRKDEGDSLRDYCPACNVFFYENPLPVVSNILLEDRKILLVKRKLDPKKGYWCLPMGFAETGESIESAALRELREETELEGKITGLVDVESGYSETYGDLLFLTFEAEKTGGEAIAGDDASEIGFFSLDKLPEMAFVSNIHALEKFIRSKQEFWTIIDSFKRSLNGESNGKPAGDFLSDKLIRLIEDNAELIAQYWLNDVRTSHSTPTYRQFDPIALSSRNMIVISHFGEWLGGIYSGKEIREFYEKLGADRNMEGFKLSEVLSALSLTRKNIWEFALSQNVWNKTIDIYMALELERRMMLFFDRAAYWIARGYEL